From Nitrosopumilus zosterae, the proteins below share one genomic window:
- a CDS encoding archease gives MSYKFLDHATDAIIEVTAKDIKEAFAVAADAEINLTLDQDKVEEKDKKEFSANGKDLRYLLFSWLEEIPFLLITEGFAIKRIEFDIEENNGYKISATAFGEPLDVHKHNFKVEIKAPTFYDMEIRTNGQVYMRFLLDL, from the coding sequence TTGAGTTACAAGTTTTTAGATCATGCAACTGATGCAATTATTGAAGTCACTGCAAAAGATATCAAAGAAGCATTTGCAGTAGCAGCAGATGCAGAAATTAATCTCACACTTGATCAAGACAAAGTTGAAGAAAAAGATAAAAAAGAATTTTCTGCCAATGGAAAAGATTTACGCTATCTTCTTTTCAGTTGGCTTGAAGAGATACCATTTCTTCTAATTACCGAAGGCTTTGCTATTAAAAGGATTGAATTTGACATCGAGGAAAATAATGGATATAAAATTAGTGCAACAGCATTTGGAGAACCACTTGATGTTCACAAGCATAATTTCAAAGTAGAGATTAAGGCTCCAACATTTTATGACATGGAGATTAGAACAAACGGTCAAGTTTACATGAGATTCCTGCTAGATTTGTAG
- a CDS encoding uracil-DNA glycosylase, protein MESIESLNKKIASCKKCPRLSKYIRDVAKNKVRRFKDDRYYGKPLSGFGDVNAKLLIVGLAPAAHGGNRTGRMFTGDSSGDWIAKVMYKHGFASIPTSQRIDDGLILKNAYITAAVRCAPPQNKPTQEEMNTCFGYLEKEKEILKNITTVLCLGKIAYDATCKLYKIKPEKFGHNKLFRYDKIRILTSYHPSKQNTQTGRLTWAQWSAVFAKAKKLTMA, encoded by the coding sequence TTGGAATCAATTGAATCGCTAAACAAAAAAATTGCAAGTTGCAAAAAATGTCCCAGATTATCAAAATACATCAGAGATGTTGCAAAAAATAAGGTCAGGCGATTCAAAGATGACAGATACTATGGAAAACCCCTTTCAGGATTTGGGGATGTCAATGCTAAATTACTCATAGTGGGTTTAGCCCCAGCTGCACATGGAGGAAACAGAACGGGAAGAATGTTTACTGGGGATTCATCAGGGGATTGGATCGCCAAAGTAATGTACAAACATGGATTTGCATCAATTCCTACCAGTCAGAGAATTGATGATGGACTGATCCTCAAAAATGCATACATCACTGCTGCAGTTAGATGTGCACCACCACAAAACAAGCCTACACAGGAGGAGATGAATACATGTTTTGGTTACTTGGAGAAAGAAAAAGAGATTCTAAAAAACATCACAACAGTTCTTTGTCTTGGAAAAATAGCATATGATGCTACTTGTAAATTGTACAAGATAAAACCTGAAAAATTTGGGCATAACAAGTTATTCCGATATGATAAAATCAGAATTCTTACATCTTATCACCCCTCAAAACAAAATACCCAGACAGGACGACTGACTTGGGCACAATGGTCCGCAGTATTTGCAAAAGCCAAAAAACTCACTATGGCTTGA
- a CDS encoding DedA family protein produces MEPFDSFLVWIADFLGEHLYEGIFLAALLETIVPPIPTLAVFPTAGFLASQQGISVIGLIPMIILGAIGATLGTSAIYLIALKLGRVVLIRYLRYVRVSEKKLERVEIWFEKYGDKAVFLGRMVPVMREMISIPAGLLKMRIPKFVAYTFAGSCVWSTGTILSGYYFGEAVGLGTNVISSLP; encoded by the coding sequence ATGGAACCGTTTGATTCGTTTCTGGTCTGGATTGCAGATTTTCTAGGAGAACATCTCTACGAAGGAATTTTCCTAGCTGCCTTACTTGAGACTATAGTTCCGCCTATCCCGACACTTGCTGTTTTTCCTACTGCTGGATTCTTGGCATCACAACAGGGAATTTCTGTCATTGGTCTTATTCCAATGATTATACTGGGAGCAATTGGTGCCACTCTTGGTACTTCGGCTATTTACCTAATTGCATTAAAACTTGGACGAGTTGTTCTAATTCGTTATTTACGATATGTTCGCGTATCTGAAAAAAAATTAGAACGAGTTGAAATATGGTTTGAAAAATATGGTGACAAAGCTGTATTTTTGGGAAGAATGGTTCCAGTGATGAGAGAAATGATTTCAATTCCTGCTGGATTATTGAAAATGAGAATTCCCAAATTTGTGGCTTACACATTTGCTGGATCATGTGTTTGGTCTACTGGAACAATTCTGTCTGGATATTATTTTGGAGAAGCGGTAGGACTTGGTACCAATGTAATTTCATCATTACCTTAA
- a CDS encoding HD domain-containing protein: MELVKNAELFAKAKHSGQYRKDSNAPYSKHLDDVVNRLKSLGVIDQEILSAGWLHDIIEETDTNFDDLYEQFGNRIAVIVSSLSKNKTLPRKKREKEYSIQLREASFDAKLIKLCDISANLSDLKNYETSKSKKIRQAKQKRHYLTIIKTDLTNSNYPKIATLLETINQILKRYGLKSVSLQPELR, from the coding sequence TTGGAATTAGTTAAAAATGCAGAATTGTTTGCAAAAGCAAAACATTCTGGACAATACAGAAAAGACAGCAACGCACCATATTCAAAACATCTAGACGATGTTGTTAACAGACTCAAAAGTTTGGGCGTAATAGATCAAGAGATTCTAAGTGCAGGATGGCTTCATGACATTATTGAAGAGACGGATACAAATTTTGATGATTTGTATGAGCAATTTGGAAACAGAATAGCAGTAATTGTATCATCATTAAGTAAAAATAAAACACTGCCAAGAAAGAAAAGAGAGAAAGAATACAGCATACAACTCAGAGAAGCATCATTTGATGCAAAATTAATCAAACTTTGTGATATTTCCGCAAACTTGAGTGATTTAAAAAATTATGAAACATCAAAATCTAAAAAAATCCGTCAAGCAAAACAAAAAAGACATTATCTAACAATAATCAAAACGGATTTAACAAATAGCAACTATCCCAAGATTGCAACATTACTAGAAACAATCAATCAAATCCTAAAGAGATACGGACTGAAATCTGTTTCTCTTCAACCAGAATTAAGATAA
- a CDS encoding ABC transporter substrate-binding protein codes for MKNTQLLSVVFSLIMFTGVTASSTAFADTDDLEDRLEDFCEMNIEQRSDFFIDYPDMVEYDEKLSVICEIEDEDERENALDDFIFDVVLARDEIENDFDDEYDELEDDRDEENDVDDKYNRHADLEDRLKYFCDMTGEEKRQLFADHPRLEQFSDRLVNYCGLSEDEREDKIDDFIREHVSDTKEHDKYDLDDMLERFCDMTNEDKRKFFDNYPRLEQFSDRILNYCEISENERDDAIDKFIAEHKDVMRDYMNEKIHDKMTDVMDYDRLCSMTASDRAAEITDVATLDRISKWCNMTPEERDDYKEHHDDIKDKVTDRIRMSDMSPRLKAMIMENHEISDEKREEIKMKYREKHGEITDELKSELKIKFKDHMTKVKIKMSDERRSAIHDRLADMKAFKAELREKASEMTDEEKQKLREEFIEKAKNIQLAWISPRTQITAGIDASDVECREGFSLVMKASNGVPMCLKSDTALKMIDRGIVVPAN; via the coding sequence ATGAAAAATACACAACTTCTAAGCGTTGTTTTTTCACTGATCATGTTTACTGGAGTAACTGCCAGTAGTACGGCATTTGCTGATACCGATGATCTTGAAGATAGACTAGAAGACTTTTGTGAAATGAACATCGAGCAAAGAAGCGACTTTTTCATCGACTATCCAGATATGGTAGAATATGATGAAAAACTTTCTGTAATTTGTGAGATAGAAGATGAGGATGAACGTGAAAATGCTCTTGATGATTTCATTTTTGATGTTGTTCTAGCTAGAGACGAAATTGAAAACGACTTTGATGACGAATATGATGAACTAGAAGATGATAGAGACGAAGAAAACGATGTAGACGACAAATATAACCGACATGCAGATCTTGAAGATAGACTGAAATATTTCTGTGACATGACTGGCGAGGAAAAACGTCAGTTATTTGCAGACCATCCAAGACTAGAACAGTTCTCAGACAGATTAGTAAACTATTGTGGTTTGTCTGAAGATGAACGTGAAGATAAAATTGATGATTTCATCAGAGAACATGTGTCCGATACTAAAGAACATGACAAATATGATCTTGATGATATGCTGGAACGATTCTGTGATATGACAAACGAAGACAAACGGAAATTCTTTGATAACTATCCAAGACTAGAACAGTTTTCTGATAGAATTCTGAACTATTGTGAAATATCCGAAAATGAAAGGGATGACGCAATTGACAAATTTATTGCAGAACACAAAGATGTTATGCGTGATTACATGAACGAGAAAATTCATGATAAAATGACAGACGTCATGGATTATGATAGATTGTGTTCAATGACCGCATCTGATAGAGCCGCAGAAATTACTGATGTTGCAACACTTGATAGAATCTCAAAATGGTGTAATATGACACCTGAAGAAAGAGATGACTACAAAGAACATCATGATGACATCAAAGACAAAGTTACTGACAGAATTAGAATGTCTGACATGTCCCCACGACTCAAGGCAATGATCATGGAAAACCATGAAATCTCAGATGAGAAACGTGAAGAAATCAAGATGAAATACAGAGAAAAACACGGTGAGATAACAGATGAGCTAAAATCAGAATTAAAGATAAAGTTCAAAGATCACATGACAAAAGTCAAAATCAAAATGTCTGATGAGCGAAGATCTGCAATTCATGACAGACTGGCTGACATGAAGGCATTCAAGGCAGAACTTCGTGAGAAAGCATCTGAAATGACTGACGAGGAAAAACAAAAACTTAGAGAAGAATTCATTGAAAAGGCAAAAAACATACAATTAGCATGGATTTCCCCACGTACACAAATTACTGCAGGCATTGATGCTTCAGACGTAGAGTGTCGTGAAGGATTCAGTCTGGTAATGAAAGCATCAAATGGAGTACCAATGTGTCTCAAATCAGACACTGCTCTTAAGATGATCGATAGGGGAATTGTAGTTCCTGCTAACTAA
- a CDS encoding PQQ-dependent sugar dehydrogenase, whose protein sequence is MKEIIFAVILFSIPVSFAQEYPEIGVKVETVAENLTIPWSIDWLPDGTILFTERNGHLRVIQNGELLEEPLLSLGVGGVEGGMLGVAVDPDFEENNFIYLYYTYNEFLSTINKLVRFQLVDGKLTEDKMLLDGIPGGPFHDGGRIQFGPDGKLYITTGEAGDPKLAQDLNSLGGKILRINSDGTIPEDNPWENSSIYSIGHRNPQGIDWDEFGNLVATEHGPSGWRGVAHDEINLIFPGMNYGWPDIIGDETADGLQNPILHTGDDTWAPSGSEFYYGDKIPQWTGKYFVATLRGSHLHMIDFDLQEKKVLSHEKLFQDEFGRLRDVQTGPDGFLYILTSNQDGRGFPNANDDKILRIIPINSINNFEECVAFGNPVMESYPRQCRTEDGKHFVEVISEIPDWVRKTAKWWSLNQIADEEYASGLQYLIEKNIIIVPAGTLAEGSSEQQLPSWLRKDAGWWSQGLISDEEYFKSIQWMINNNFIKTELGLK, encoded by the coding sequence GTGAAAGAGATAATTTTTGCAGTTATTTTATTTTCAATTCCAGTGTCTTTTGCTCAAGAATACCCTGAAATTGGTGTGAAAGTGGAGACGGTGGCTGAAAATCTAACCATACCTTGGAGTATTGATTGGTTACCTGATGGAACAATATTGTTTACAGAAAGAAATGGGCATCTTAGAGTAATTCAAAATGGAGAATTGTTGGAAGAACCATTATTGTCACTGGGAGTTGGCGGAGTAGAAGGAGGGATGCTAGGAGTTGCAGTTGATCCAGATTTTGAGGAGAATAATTTCATATATCTATATTATACATACAATGAATTTCTATCAACCATAAACAAACTTGTTCGGTTTCAACTTGTAGATGGAAAATTGACTGAAGATAAAATGTTGCTAGATGGGATTCCCGGAGGGCCATTTCATGATGGAGGGAGAATTCAATTTGGACCGGATGGAAAATTATACATAACTACAGGAGAAGCAGGGGATCCAAAATTAGCCCAAGATCTAAATTCACTTGGTGGGAAAATTCTTCGAATAAATTCAGATGGAACAATTCCAGAAGACAATCCCTGGGAGAATTCTTCCATTTACTCAATTGGTCATAGAAACCCACAAGGGATTGACTGGGATGAATTTGGAAATCTTGTTGCAACAGAGCATGGACCATCAGGATGGAGAGGGGTAGCACATGATGAAATCAATCTAATTTTTCCAGGCATGAATTATGGGTGGCCAGACATTATTGGGGACGAAACTGCAGATGGTTTGCAAAATCCAATCTTGCATACAGGGGATGATACATGGGCACCATCTGGTTCAGAATTCTATTATGGTGATAAAATTCCACAATGGACTGGAAAATATTTTGTTGCAACATTAAGGGGAAGTCATTTGCATATGATTGATTTTGATTTGCAAGAAAAAAAGGTGTTGTCACATGAAAAACTTTTCCAGGATGAATTTGGAAGGCTGCGAGATGTGCAAACAGGACCAGATGGCTTTTTGTATATTCTCACAAGTAATCAAGACGGCAGAGGATTTCCAAATGCTAATGATGATAAAATTCTCCGAATCATTCCAATAAATTCAATTAATAATTTTGAGGAGTGTGTTGCATTTGGAAACCCTGTAATGGAATCATATCCTAGACAATGTAGGACTGAAGATGGAAAACATTTCGTGGAAGTGATTTCTGAAATTCCTGATTGGGTCAGAAAAACTGCAAAATGGTGGTCATTAAATCAAATTGCAGATGAAGAATACGCTTCAGGTTTACAATACCTCATAGAAAAAAATATCATTATTGTTCCGGCAGGGACTCTAGCTGAAGGATCCTCCGAGCAGCAACTGCCATCATGGTTAAGAAAAGATGCAGGATGGTGGAGTCAGGGATTAATATCAGATGAAGAATATTTTAAAAGCATCCAATGGATGATAAATAACAATTTTATCAAAACAGAACTTGGGTTAAAATAA
- a CDS encoding DUF6659 family protein yields MSDEQFSIEDVKNKIKDILAEPEIRYCGLIDCQGELIAGDFKEGVIPFENDARRRQTFQELAHRVANRKGFDANLGRVKYSSSRREKVVMMSFPFGRYILLVIAEPNVNIDRLAWKIIYKLEHQWSEFHGM; encoded by the coding sequence ATGTCTGATGAGCAATTTTCAATTGAAGATGTTAAAAATAAAATTAAAGATATTTTGGCAGAACCTGAAATTCGATATTGTGGTTTGATTGATTGCCAAGGAGAACTAATTGCAGGTGATTTTAAAGAAGGAGTTATTCCTTTTGAAAATGATGCAAGACGAAGGCAGACATTTCAAGAACTAGCTCATAGAGTTGCAAACAGAAAAGGATTTGATGCCAATTTGGGCAGAGTCAAATATTCATCTTCAAGGAGAGAAAAGGTTGTGATGATGAGTTTTCCTTTTGGCAGATATATATTATTGGTTATTGCTGAACCCAACGTAAACATAGATAGACTTGCTTGGAAAATAATTTACAAGCTAGAACATCAGTGGTCTGAGTTTCATGGGATGTAA
- a CDS encoding pyridoxamine 5'-phosphate oxidase family protein, whose protein sequence is MRIPDTIKDFINTQGIFVVGTVSGTTIANVSPRIFFKVEENVIYWLDFFKHKSYKNFQINSWVTVAVFNKDDLEGYQLRGNVRFITDEPIRTEIKESIIKNILQKNSSPKIKSLSEKESTVIQFEPSVCYSLNPEQYSDLSIGSDIDSTFFYNN, encoded by the coding sequence GTGCGGATTCCAGACACGATTAAAGATTTCATTAATACGCAAGGAATTTTTGTTGTAGGAACCGTTAGTGGCACCACGATTGCAAATGTATCTCCTAGAATATTCTTCAAGGTGGAAGAAAATGTAATTTACTGGCTTGATTTTTTTAAACACAAATCCTACAAGAATTTCCAAATAAATTCATGGGTCACTGTTGCTGTTTTTAACAAAGATGATTTAGAAGGTTATCAACTTCGTGGAAATGTACGTTTTATTACAGATGAACCTATCAGAACCGAGATTAAAGAATCAATAATTAAAAACATATTGCAAAAAAATTCCTCTCCAAAAATAAAATCATTATCTGAAAAAGAATCTACTGTAATACAATTTGAGCCCAGTGTGTGCTATTCTTTGAATCCAGAACAATACTCTGATCTGTCAATTGGTTCTGACATTGATTCTACATTTTTTTATAATAATTAA
- a CDS encoding Ig domain-containing protein, with the protein MVIPSYAEVTEVSMGKSFYTIDEKISFLGNESEGSVLVNVVVKDPNGKAKLLGGFSDPDGGFETIPQTVKNIFSTVGTYNATAFVYKIENGTSLSLQFDGTRVLKIQNFVLQLNSISDKEVNVEKTVTFTASLTDSSITNTVFSLNNAPSGATIDQNSGKFVWTPSKSHGNIQDVFYTFDVVATNGNQEDREKVTITVKKSYEEIEPKQTTPEPEPEPKELEIPASFVDETKDPQSYVDRYNNEASYKKWFDDNFAEYESIYQAVGLEEPLQVPAAFVDETKDPQSYVDRYNNEASYKKWFDDNFAEYESIYQAVGLEEPKELAAFVDPNLDPQYYIDRYNREDTYKKWFDKTYPDITIYDAVGIQEPEIEEPVVEESEFGECGEGTELIEGMCIIIDNSEGGGCLIATATYGTELAPQVQLLREIRDNQLMNTHSGASFMAGFNQFYYSFSPIVADMERENPVFREAVKIGITPLLSSLVILSHAESESEVLGYGIGVILMNIGMYFVAPVIVILKSRKYIKI; encoded by the coding sequence ATGGTAATTCCATCATATGCAGAAGTAACAGAAGTATCTATGGGAAAAAGTTTCTACACTATTGATGAAAAAATTTCATTTTTGGGAAATGAAAGCGAAGGTAGTGTGTTGGTCAACGTAGTTGTAAAAGATCCGAATGGTAAAGCAAAATTACTTGGAGGTTTTTCTGATCCTGATGGAGGTTTTGAAACAATACCGCAAACTGTAAAAAATATCTTTTCTACAGTGGGAACCTATAATGCAACTGCATTTGTATATAAAATCGAGAATGGTACAAGTTTATCTCTTCAATTTGATGGAACCAGAGTTTTAAAAATTCAAAATTTTGTATTGCAATTAAATTCTATTTCAGATAAAGAAGTGAACGTAGAAAAAACAGTCACATTTACTGCGAGTCTTACTGATAGTTCAATTACTAATACAGTATTTAGTTTGAATAATGCTCCATCAGGTGCAACAATAGATCAAAATTCAGGAAAATTTGTTTGGACTCCTTCAAAATCTCATGGGAATATTCAAGATGTTTTTTATACATTCGATGTTGTCGCAACCAACGGAAACCAGGAAGATAGAGAAAAAGTCACAATTACTGTAAAAAAATCATATGAAGAAATTGAACCTAAACAAACAACACCTGAACCAGAACCCGAACCTAAAGAATTAGAGATTCCAGCTTCATTTGTTGATGAAACAAAAGATCCACAAAGTTATGTTGACAGATACAACAATGAGGCAAGCTACAAAAAGTGGTTTGACGATAATTTTGCAGAGTATGAGTCAATTTATCAAGCAGTAGGATTGGAGGAGCCGTTGCAAGTGCCGGCTGCATTTGTTGATGAAACAAAAGATCCACAAAGTTATGTTGACAGATACAACAATGAGGCAAGCTACAAAAAGTGGTTTGACGATAATTTTGCAGAGTATGAGTCAATTTATCAAGCAGTAGGATTGGAGGAGCCAAAAGAATTAGCAGCATTTGTCGATCCAAATCTGGATCCTCAGTATTACATTGACAGATACAATAGAGAAGATACTTACAAAAAATGGTTTGATAAAACATATCCAGACATCACAATTTATGATGCAGTTGGAATTCAAGAGCCTGAAATTGAGGAACCAGTAGTTGAAGAATCTGAATTTGGCGAATGTGGTGAAGGAACAGAATTGATTGAAGGGATGTGTATCATTATAGACAATTCCGAAGGCGGCGGTTGCCTTATTGCAACTGCAACATATGGGACTGAATTAGCGCCACAAGTTCAATTACTCAGAGAAATTCGAGACAATCAATTGATGAATACCCACTCAGGCGCATCATTTATGGCAGGATTCAACCAATTCTACTATTCATTCTCACCAATAGTTGCAGACATGGAAAGAGAGAATCCAGTGTTCAGAGAAGCAGTGAAGATTGGAATCACCCCATTGCTGTCATCACTAGTTATTTTATCACATGCCGAGTCTGAATCAGAGGTCTTGGGATATGGGATAGGCGTGATTTTGATGAACATAGGGATGTATTTTGTAGCACCAGTCATAGTGATTTTAAAATCTAGAAAATACATCAAAATTTAG
- a CDS encoding DUF72 domain-containing protein, with protein sequence MNIKIGCTGWSYKGWSDTFYPRNLKSSEWLKYYSQIFEITEINSTFYKIPSQEIVRKWNADTPRHFRFTAKFPALITHEKRLERVNSEIFSFMSSLIPIHEKISALVLQLPPSLSFDEAKPRLEELFDILPNDFLYPIEGRHESWFTDEATSYLKQNKHCLVWNDVEGVSNPMPVTASYLYVRLIGDHSIPDSEFGKVSKSKKEAIRNWAERLGNIQDVPLAMVMTNNHYEGFGPATANSLRMELGMRELMWDEKKQKTLGNF encoded by the coding sequence ATGAATATCAAAATTGGGTGCACCGGATGGAGCTATAAAGGATGGTCCGACACATTTTATCCCAGAAATCTAAAGAGTTCAGAATGGCTCAAATACTATTCACAGATTTTTGAAATTACTGAAATTAATTCCACATTTTACAAGATACCTTCTCAAGAAATTGTAAGAAAATGGAATGCAGACACTCCAAGACATTTTAGATTTACAGCCAAATTTCCAGCATTAATTACGCATGAAAAGAGGCTAGAAAGGGTAAATTCAGAGATTTTTTCATTCATGTCATCACTCATTCCAATTCATGAAAAGATTTCAGCATTAGTTCTTCAACTGCCTCCATCATTATCATTTGATGAGGCAAAACCAAGACTGGAAGAATTGTTTGATATTTTGCCTAACGATTTTTTATATCCCATCGAGGGCAGACACGAATCATGGTTTACTGATGAAGCGACATCATATCTTAAACAAAACAAACATTGCCTTGTATGGAATGATGTCGAGGGAGTATCCAATCCAATGCCGGTAACTGCAAGCTATCTGTATGTAAGATTAATTGGAGATCACTCTATTCCAGATTCAGAATTTGGTAAAGTTTCAAAAAGCAAAAAAGAAGCAATTAGAAACTGGGCAGAGAGACTAGGAAACATTCAAGATGTTCCACTCGCAATGGTAATGACAAATAATCACTATGAAGGATTTGGTCCTGCAACTGCTAATTCTTTAAGAATGGAATTAGGAATGAGAGAATTGATGTGGGACGAAAAAAAACAGAAAACATTGGGTAATTTTTAA
- a CDS encoding winged helix-turn-helix domain-containing protein, with amino-acid sequence MQTLQHVFKVEEAEQKDSLLEILSDKYCRAILESTMDKPKSAIEITAEAGIPMSTVYRRIQTLHDNKLLKTSGIITDDGKRLFMYKSRIKGIQSRYNDGKTEVELILN; translated from the coding sequence ATGCAAACATTACAACATGTCTTCAAAGTTGAAGAAGCAGAGCAAAAAGATAGCCTACTTGAAATTTTATCTGACAAGTATTGTAGAGCCATCCTAGAATCTACTATGGACAAGCCAAAGTCCGCAATTGAGATAACCGCAGAGGCTGGAATCCCGATGAGTACGGTGTATAGAAGAATTCAAACACTTCATGACAACAAATTACTCAAAACATCTGGAATCATCACTGATGATGGTAAAAGACTATTCATGTACAAAAGCAGGATCAAAGGAATTCAAAGTAGATACAATGATGGTAAGACAGAAGTTGAGTTAATTCTCAACTAG
- a CDS encoding dicarboxylate/amino acid:cation symporter, producing MVIKSFKYPIPQITYLVKKRLWAQVLFALFLGLVAGIILGPEIGLVEKETAGVITDWLSIPANLFLKIIQMIIIPLIFASIIRGITSSGSMEQLQKLGLGVSVYFVATTIIALTIGILLVSTIEPGNFIDSSLIRESFGIEDAEPVEKAEFSIQDIPQSIVSLIPSNPLASFMSGEMLSIIIFALIVGVSMISIPKQSSLPILDLLESIQKITLKVVSWAMRLAPFAAFGLMAGITSKIGLSALGVLGAYMLTVVIGLFVMILVYMLIIKFFAKRPLSSTFKMMKDAQLLAFSTSSSAAVMPLSIKTAEEKMKIKPKVSQFIIPLGATINMDGTALYQIVAVFFLAQLFSIDLGFTTILLITLTALAASIGAPSAPGTGIVILSTILITAGIPPVAVVLLLGVDRILDMTRTMVNVTGDLTACLVFDKRVKEEDIVED from the coding sequence ATGGTCATAAAGTCTTTCAAGTATCCCATTCCACAGATTACTTATCTAGTAAAGAAAAGACTTTGGGCTCAAGTTCTATTTGCATTGTTTTTAGGATTAGTGGCAGGGATAATTTTAGGTCCAGAAATAGGATTAGTTGAGAAAGAAACTGCAGGAGTCATCACTGATTGGTTATCAATTCCAGCAAATCTGTTTTTAAAAATTATTCAAATGATCATTATTCCGTTAATTTTTGCATCAATCATTAGAGGAATAACATCGTCTGGAAGTATGGAACAATTACAAAAACTAGGATTAGGTGTATCAGTATATTTTGTTGCAACAACAATCATTGCATTAACAATAGGAATTCTACTTGTATCAACAATAGAACCGGGAAATTTTATTGACAGTTCTTTGATTAGAGAAAGTTTTGGAATTGAAGATGCCGAACCTGTTGAAAAAGCAGAATTTAGCATACAAGATATTCCTCAAAGCATAGTGAGTTTGATCCCAAGTAATCCTTTAGCTTCTTTTATGTCTGGAGAGATGTTAAGCATCATAATTTTTGCATTGATTGTAGGAGTGTCTATGATTTCAATTCCCAAACAAAGTTCTCTACCAATTCTGGATTTATTAGAATCCATACAAAAAATTACTCTGAAAGTAGTTTCATGGGCCATGCGTCTTGCGCCGTTTGCAGCATTTGGTCTAATGGCAGGAATTACGTCTAAAATTGGTCTTTCCGCATTAGGAGTACTTGGGGCATACATGCTAACTGTTGTGATAGGTCTTTTTGTAATGATATTGGTGTACATGCTAATCATCAAGTTTTTTGCAAAGAGACCACTTTCTTCCACATTTAAAATGATGAAAGATGCTCAACTTCTTGCATTTTCAACTTCTAGTTCGGCAGCTGTTATGCCGTTATCAATTAAAACTGCTGAAGAAAAAATGAAAATCAAGCCCAAAGTTTCTCAGTTTATCATCCCATTAGGCGCTACAATTAACATGGATGGAACTGCACTTTATCAAATTGTAGCAGTATTTTTTCTTGCACAGCTTTTTAGCATAGATTTAGGATTTACAACAATTCTTTTGATAACATTAACTGCACTTGCAGCATCTATTGGTGCACCGTCAGCACCTGGAACAGGTATTGTAATTCTTTCAACAATTCTCATCACTGCAGGCATTCCACCTGTTGCAGTTGTATTATTGCTTGGAGTAGACAGAATATTAGACATGACAAGAACAATGGTCAATGTTACTGGAGATCTTACTGCATGTTTGGTTTTCGATAAGAGGGTAAAAGAAGAAGATATTGTCGAAGATTAA